DNA from Bacteroidota bacterium:
CGCAGTGCATCAATTTCTCCCGGTGTGCGCAAACTTTCAATCACACAATTTTTCCCATTCTGAGCGGCTCGTTCATATAGCTGAGTTGCAATGTATGATGGGCTGTTGGCGGCTCTCAGGTCGTTTCCGACCATGGTCAGACTATCGCGGTTTACAGTCAATCCGCGGCGCAGTATTTCTTCGGCAATAAATGCTCTCACCGAAAAATGAACAAAGCCTTTCTGCTGAACAAGATATTCAACAATAGTGCCTTTGCCTGATCCAAGAGTGCCGGTAATGCCAATGATAATCATATTAAAACAGGAATAAATCGTTACAAAGATATACAAAGGTGCTTAACGGTTTCATTTCTTCCTTCCAATGATAAGCGCATTCTGGAAGGTTTCTTTTCGCTGTACGTCATCAAATCCGGCTTCGGCCATCCACCAGCGAATTTCGTTTTCGGTGTAGGTGTCGCCTTTGGGTGTGCCCACAAGCATATTGATGGCAAATATGGCTCCGGGCGCAGGGTTGGTGCGGTCTTGCCCCATTACGTGATCCTGAATGGCAATGATGCCGCCCCGGTTCAGCGCGGCAGCGCACTTCTTTACCAGACGCAGGTTTTCGTCAAACGAATTGATATGGATAATTGCGGAAAGGAATGCCAGATCGTATCCCGCCCTGAAAGAATCCACCAGATAATCGCCGGCAAGGGTATCAATTTTATTTTGCAAACCTTCGGCGCGAATATATTTTTCGGTGATTGTAACAATATTCGGAAGGTCGAAAACCGTTGCATTTATTTCTTTACCTGCACGAACAAAGGCCATGCTGTAGGCACCTGAGCCGCCACCAATATCCAGAACTTTATGTGTGCCCGTGAGATCTATCTGCGCAACTATGGCCGGTGCCTGGCGGTAAGCGCGGTCGTGCATCGCTGCAATAAACGATTCAGACCAGTCGCCGTCATTGCTTTTGGTGCGGATGGTCTGCGCGTTCTCGCGACCTGTTCTTACAATCTCTGTAAGATTACTCCACGACCGCCATAAGTTTGAACTATGCATAAGTCCGGCAATAAACCCCGGACGGTCCTTTACAAGATAG
Protein-coding regions in this window:
- a CDS encoding AAA family ATPase gives rise to the protein MIIIGITGTLGSGKGTIVEYLVQQKGFVHFSVRAFIAEEILRRGLTVNRDSLTMVGNDLRAANSPSYIATQLYERAAQNGKNCVIESLRTPGEIDALRAMGGFWLFAVDADIQTRYERIKKRKSETDDVTFETFAANENREMLNHDPNKQNIRKCVETADYVFINDGSMNDLFREVEVALNQIVLKQNS
- a CDS encoding methyltransferase; amino-acid sequence: MNPTDKFKTPLDLRESVSAFQRSRIILSAYELELFTVIGKERKSPEQVATEAKTDKHATERLMNALCAIGLLEKNDGLYNNSEFGLNYLVKDRPGFIAGLMHSSNLWRSWSNLTEIVRTGRENAQTIRTKSNDGDWSESFIAAMHDRAYRQAPAIVAQIDLTGTHKVLDIGGGSGAYSMAFVRAGKEINATVFDLPNIVTITEKYIRAEGLQNKIDTLAGDYLVDSFRAGYDLAFLSAIIHINSFDENLRLVKKCAAALNRGGIIAIQDHVMGQDRTNPAPGAIFAINMLVGTPKGDTYTENEIRWWMAEAGFDDVQRKETFQNALIIGRKK